One stretch of Cygnus olor isolate bCygOlo1 chromosome 1, bCygOlo1.pri.v2, whole genome shotgun sequence DNA includes these proteins:
- the LOC121057411 gene encoding organic solute transporter subunit alpha-like isoform X1: MEGEGNATLPPPCGASEPPFARELLGSLDLAGRFLFAILTLMTLIADLVFIEEVIYIYRKIPSSKRSILIWINAAAPVIATTSCIGMWIPRSTMFTDFTAAVFFAIVIHKFLMMMIKECGGQKLFLRRFENGRFKISTGPCCCCCLCLPSVRITRQTLFWLKLGTFQFAFFRPVFMFLSIVLWTNGNYSLSNLSPEGAAIWISCFVAVLTIIALWPVGIMFQQVRVLLNCKKIIPKFALYQFVLILNHLQAAIINILAMQRIIPCAPPLSSSARGAYITHQLLIMEMFLITLMSRVVYRRRYDELEPPECACEEDGDSKQTPKIILNGAVSEDGLPGF; this comes from the exons ATGGAGGGCGAGGGGAACGCGACCCTCCCCCCGCCCTGCGGCGCCAGCGAGCCGCCCTTCGcccgggagctgctgggca GCCTTGACCTAGCTGGTAGATTTCTCTTTGCAATCTTGACTCTGATGACGCTAATTGCTGATCTGGTATTTATAGAGGAAGTGATCTACATCTACAGGAAAATCCCCTCCTCCAAAAGATCAATCTTAATTTGGATAAATGCTGCAGCTCCA GTGATTGCTACTACCTCATGCATTGGCATGTGGATTCCTCGCTCAACAATGTTTACAgatttcacagcagcagt ATTTTTTGCCATAGTTATCCACAAGTtcctgatgatgatgattaaaGAGTGCGGGGGCCAAAAGCTGTTCCTCAGGCGGTTTGAAAATGGTCGCTTCAAGATCAGCAcggggccctgctgctgctgctgcctttgcctcCCCAGCGTGCGCATCACTAG GCAAACCCTCTTTTGGCTGAAGCTGGGCACCTTCCAGTTTGCTTTCTTTCGACCCGTGTTCATGTTTCTGTCAATAGTGCTTTGGACCAATGGCAATTACAGCCTTTCTAAT ttgTCTCCTGAAGGAGCTGCGATATGGATTAGCTGCTTCGTTGCAGTCCTTACCATTATTGCTCTGTGGCCAGTTGGAATCATGTTTCAACAAGTCAGGGTTCTCCTTAACTGTAAGAAGATCATCCCTAAATTTGCTCTTTATCAG TTTGTCCTGATTCTGAACCACCTGCAAGCAGCTATTATCAACATCTTGGCCATGCAAAGAATTATCCCCTGTGCTCCACCACTCTCCTCTTCAGCAAGAGGAGCAT atataaCCCACCAGCTCCTCATCATGGAAATGTTTCTAATAACCCTAATGTCAAGGGTGGTCTATCGGAGAAGATACGACGAACTAGAGCCTCCAGAGTGTGCCTGTGAAGAAGATGGGGACAGCAAGCAGACTCCTAAGATTATCCTGAATGGTGCAGTTAGTGAAGATGGATTGCCAGGCTTTTAG
- the LOC121057411 gene encoding organic solute transporter subunit alpha-like isoform X2, which produces MTLIADLVFIEEVIYIYRKIPSSKRSILIWINAAAPVIATTSCIGMWIPRSTMFTDFTAAVFFAIVIHKFLMMMIKECGGQKLFLRRFENGRFKISTGPCCCCCLCLPSVRITRQTLFWLKLGTFQFAFFRPVFMFLSIVLWTNGNYSLSNLSPEGAAIWISCFVAVLTIIALWPVGIMFQQVRVLLNCKKIIPKFALYQFVLILNHLQAAIINILAMQRIIPCAPPLSSSARGAYITHQLLIMEMFLITLMSRVVYRRRYDELEPPECACEEDGDSKQTPKIILNGAVSEDGLPGF; this is translated from the exons ATGACGCTAATTGCTGATCTGGTATTTATAGAGGAAGTGATCTACATCTACAGGAAAATCCCCTCCTCCAAAAGATCAATCTTAATTTGGATAAATGCTGCAGCTCCA GTGATTGCTACTACCTCATGCATTGGCATGTGGATTCCTCGCTCAACAATGTTTACAgatttcacagcagcagt ATTTTTTGCCATAGTTATCCACAAGTtcctgatgatgatgattaaaGAGTGCGGGGGCCAAAAGCTGTTCCTCAGGCGGTTTGAAAATGGTCGCTTCAAGATCAGCAcggggccctgctgctgctgctgcctttgcctcCCCAGCGTGCGCATCACTAG GCAAACCCTCTTTTGGCTGAAGCTGGGCACCTTCCAGTTTGCTTTCTTTCGACCCGTGTTCATGTTTCTGTCAATAGTGCTTTGGACCAATGGCAATTACAGCCTTTCTAAT ttgTCTCCTGAAGGAGCTGCGATATGGATTAGCTGCTTCGTTGCAGTCCTTACCATTATTGCTCTGTGGCCAGTTGGAATCATGTTTCAACAAGTCAGGGTTCTCCTTAACTGTAAGAAGATCATCCCTAAATTTGCTCTTTATCAG TTTGTCCTGATTCTGAACCACCTGCAAGCAGCTATTATCAACATCTTGGCCATGCAAAGAATTATCCCCTGTGCTCCACCACTCTCCTCTTCAGCAAGAGGAGCAT atataaCCCACCAGCTCCTCATCATGGAAATGTTTCTAATAACCCTAATGTCAAGGGTGGTCTATCGGAGAAGATACGACGAACTAGAGCCTCCAGAGTGTGCCTGTGAAGAAGATGGGGACAGCAAGCAGACTCCTAAGATTATCCTGAATGGTGCAGTTAGTGAAGATGGATTGCCAGGCTTTTAG